One part of the Solanum dulcamara chromosome 3, daSolDulc1.2, whole genome shotgun sequence genome encodes these proteins:
- the LOC129882390 gene encoding protein SCO1 homolog 1, mitochondrial, which produces MAKAISRNLHIRYLYNSICSRKPSFHLLHNVSNAPTTTKSLPLSPLAIRLDRLENGFICYRFLCTSSSSNQSNSGSGGSSAGANSGSGGSSAGANSGYSESSGGSQKTEQGKSIRGSPVSWMSFFLLVCTGAGLVFYYDREKKRHIEDITNASNSVKQGPSVGKAAIGGPFSLIDHNGKPVTEKDFFGKWTVVYFGFTHCPDICPDELQKLAAAVDKIKETSGIQIVPIFISVDPERDTVEQVGEYVKEFHPNLIGLTGSPEEIKKTARAYRVYYMKTEEEGSDYLVDHSIVMYLMDPKMEFVKFFGKNNDVDMLADGIIKEIKQYKKVKA; this is translated from the exons ATGGCGAAAGCAATATCAAGAAATCTACACATTCGCTATCTCTATAACTCCATTTGTTCAAGGAAGCCTTCATTTCATCTCTTACACAACGTTTCAAATGCTCCCACCACCACCAAATCTTTACCCCTTTCTCCATTG GCTATCCGTCTGGATCGATTGGAAAATGGGTTCATTTGTTACAGGTTTCTGTGCACCTCAAGTTCGAGTAATCAATCAAATTCCGGGTCTGGGGGATCTTCTGCCGGAGCAAATTCAGGGTCTGGTGGATCTTCTGCCGGAGCAAATTCTGGATACAGCGAGAGTTCTGGTGGTTCTCAGAAGACTGAACAGGGAAAGTCTATTCGGGGTAGT CCTGTTTCATGGATGAGCTTCTTTCTACTTGTTTGCACTGGAGCAGGATTGGTATTCTATTATGACAGGGAAAAGAAACGGCATATTGAAG ATATCACCAATGCCTCAAATTCTGTAAAGCAAGGACCTTCAGTAGGAAAAGCAGCCATTGGTGGTCCATTTAGTCTTATTGACCATAATGGAAAACCAGTAACTGAGAAAGACTTCTTTGGCAAATGGACAGTTGTATATTTTGGTTTCACTCACTGTCCAGATATATGTCCAGATGAGCTACAAAAACTTGCTGCTGCAGTTGATAAAATTA AGGAAACGTCTGGAATTCAAATAGTACCTATATTTATCTCAGTTGATCCAGAAAGAGATACGGTTGAGCAAGTAGGCGAATATGTTAAAG AGTTCCACCCAAACTTGATTGGCCTCACTGGTAGCCCAGAAGAGATAAAGAAAACAGCACGTGCTTATCGAGTTTACTATATGAAGACAGAAGAAGAGGGCTCAGATTACCTTGTTGATCACTCAATAGTCAT GTATCTTATGGATCCTAAGATGGAATTTGTGAAGTTTTTTGGGAAGAACAACGACGTCGACATGCTTGCTGATGGAATAATTAAGGAGATAAAGCAATACAAGAAAGTCAAGGCATAA
- the LOC129881539 gene encoding protein trichome birefringence-like 3, whose protein sequence is MGWAKYAKGKLSLPVITGIFCALAFLVLLYTERITTSSSGSLFGIKTCPRRNAAKFKKHHTGVRELKSSPLDNPTDDRFVFDPEECSLNNGKWVFNTSIKPFYTDRTCPYIDRQYSCTKNGRNDSDYLHWEWKPDDCILPRFDPKIALRKIQGKRLMFVGDSIQRNMWESFVCLVQSVIPEDEKSMKHGRVHFVFTAKEYNATIEFYWAPFLVESNTDIHIIADSKQRIIKVDSIAERAKEWLGVDILVFNTYVWWMSGLKAKALWGEFSNGEEGYEEFDTAISYKLAMRTWANWIDSTIDANKTKVFFTTMSPTHQRNEDWGNMNGIKCFNETGPVMKKGHWGVGSNKDLMKAVVDVIGRMKFPVTVLNITQLSEYRIDGHASVYGELGGKLLTDKQKADPMNFADCIHWCLPGVPDTWNRMLFAYL, encoded by the exons ATGGGATGGGCAAAATATGCCAAAGGAAAGCTATCTTTGCCTGTAATTACAGGAATTTTCTGTGCATTAGCATTCCTTGTTTTATTGTACACTGAAAGGATCACTACTTCTTCTTCTGGTTCTCTTTTTGGGATCAAAACTTGTCCGAGACGAAATGCTGCAAAGTTTAAAAAACACCATACAG GTGTTAGAGAATTGAAGAGCAGTCCACTAGACAATCCAACAGACGATAGGTTTGTATTTGATCCCGAGGAATGCAGCCTCAATAACGGAAAATGGGTATTCAATACTTCGATTAAACCATTCTACACAGATAGAACTTGTCCATATATTGACAGACAATATTCTTGTACTAAGAATGGACGAAACGATTCAGATTATCTTCACTGGGAATGGAAGCCTGATGACTGCATCTTGCCAAG GTTTGATCCGAAGATTGCCCTCAGAAAAATTCAAGGAAAGAGGCTAATGTTTGTAGGAGACTCAATACAGAGAAATATGTGGGAATCTTTTGTGTGTTTGGTTCAATCTGTGATCCCAGAAGACGAGAAGTCTATGAAGCATGGTCGGGTTCATTTTGTCTTCACAGCTAAG GAATACAATGCCACCATTGAATTCTACTGGGCACCATTCTTGGTGGAGTCGAACACGGATATTCATATAATAGCTGATTCAAAACAGAGAATCATTAAGGTGGATTCTATTGCGGAGCGTGCTAAAGAGTGGTTAGGAGTAGATATCCTTGTTTTCAATACTTATGTTTGGTGGATGAGTGGTCTTAAGGCCAAGGCATT ATGGGGAGAGTTTTCAAATGGAGAAGAGGGATATGAAGAATTTGATACCGCCATTTCTTATAAGCTAGCAATGAGGACATGGGCAAATTGGATTGATTCAACAATTGATGCTAACAAAACAAAGGTGTTCTTTACCACCATGTCACCTACGCACCAAAG AAATGAAGATTGGGGGAATATGAATGGTATCAAGTGTTTCAATGAGACAGGACCAGTGATGAAGAAGGGGCACTGGGGAGTTGGTTCAAACAAAGATTTGATGAAGGCAGTAGTTGATGTAATAGGAAGGATGAAATTTCCTGTTACTGTTCTTAACATCACACAATTATCTGAGTACAGAATCGATGGACATGCATCGGTTTATGGCGAATTAGGAGGCAAATTGTTAACTGATAAGCAGAAAGCTGATCCAATGAATTTTGCAGATTGTATACATTGGTGTTTGCCTGGAGTTCCTGATACTTGGAATAGAATGCTTTTTGCATATTTGTAG